GGAGGCAGGTGGACAATAAAGCTTAGTACCATCACAGGGATTCTTACTGCTGTCAATTAAGGGAAAAAATCTTATGACATGAGTGAAACTGGGACTAGACAccactttaaaaatatttaaaaataaagggttctttaaatggACTGTCAAAACTGCAGAGTCGCTCAAATGCTTCAAAATCTCTTTAACAAAAGAGCATTTCATTAAATGTTATCTTGCacttgttaaaatgttttagtccttctttctttctttggacTTCCTTCCTTCTATCCTTGGacttccttccatccatccatccatcctcagaCTTTGTTGCTTCTTTTCTTGGATTTCTTTCTACTCTTGGACCtgtttccttccttccttctcaAATGCAAGTGAAGGATGGCTCATGGTCTCATAAGGCCCCCCTGGCACAACAGTTTGGAGGACCCCCTGCACTCCAATAATAACAAACCTGCAAAAAAAGACCTGAAATGTAAGATAAAGTAGTACACATTCacatttatgtccattttaaataagtGTAAATGAATTAGAAACAAAATAAGCCTTAATATTCAACCTCATTTTATCTTGTAATACATgtttaaatgaccatttccaccatttatccatttttttttagaaattaaCAGGCTGgcttgttactgtgcctttaagactgatttatgcaaatgagctctgttctcatTCAAAGAAGCAGTGCAGACGGAAGCACTCCTTATAAACTGagtgtgaatggggaggctGAACTATtacaggctgaataggtggatgtgTGACGCTACTGAAACGATGAGCTATTTTTGTAGCATagtgtccatatatggactgtattgaGTGggaagtgaatggtatgttttcatCCTTTTGCAATGGTCACATACTACACTAACCCTTATTTCAGAAAAGTGAGGAGTTTCAGATTGATGTGTTTTCTATATTCCTTTTAATGAGTCAACAATAACTGAAATACAAAAGTGGCCTGAAAACAAGTAACATTTCTTAAAACTCCATTTCAAActcatttttgaaaataattgtACATATTTAAAAGCCCCTTGTGCATGGTGGTCTGAGGCCCACCAAGGCCCCTGGGAGTCAGACGCTCCTGGACACTGTGGACACTGGCCCCCACGGTCTTGTCAGTAACCAATCCCTGAGTAGATGATGTGCCTTTTTTAAATACCAAACACCACAGTGTTGGAAATTGTGAAACTCGATATCGCCATCTGGTGTTTAACACAGTCGGTACAACATGTGACGTAATAAGAGGAGGCTCAGCATCCTCTGATGTGGAAAATTCTTAGTGGCAGCGCTCATCCCTAGAGAAATATGGCCATAACAGACTGTGACGTGGCTCCTCCCCAATacacgcatgcacgcacacacagataGAGAGGTGTTCACATTAATGCCTCCCTTTGTGCCTCTCTAAGtctcaatgtctctctctctctctctctctctctctctctctctctctctctctctctgaacagcTCCACCAATGACGATCTTCCCATTTACATCATGTGTTCGTGCTCCTCTCTCCACACTGCTGCAGGAGGCCGGGCTTATTCGCTTTATTCTTTTTATAtctcctccccctccctccctcgctcaTTCTCTCCTTCCCGTTCTCTCTTTTCATCGCTTGTACAAGATGGTCAGGTACATCCGCACTGAGAGCCATCATGGACAGAAAAATGGACGACTTCAGCGCGACCAAAAACGACAGATCCGGTGGTGCGCCTTTTTGGGGTGAGGCTACACCTTAACCTGTGTACAAGAGAACAACAGAGatagatagtgagagagagaagggaaagaagAGGAGACAGAGTGCAGGGAAAGAGTGAAAGACGGAAAGAAAGATCTAGAACgtaagaaaaacagacaggGTGTATGAGAGAAAGGGTGAGACAGTGACAGAAAAGGAAGGAGAgtagaaaaaagacaaagatagaggaagagtgagagggggagtgagagaaagcGTGAGAAAGAGAGCTTAAGAGAGTgcagggagagatggagggctcttctccatcagtggaggagagaagaggggagGTGTCCAGGTCTTCGGGGGGTAACGGGTCCCTCTCCCCACCAACCCTGAGCCCCGCCGTGCCACCCTACGTAAAGCTGGGCCTGACGGTGGCCTACACGGCCTTTTACTCACTCCTCTTTGCCTTCGTCTACGCCCAGCTGTGGCTGGTGCTGCGATACCGGCACAAGCGCTTCAGCTACCAGACAGCCttcctgttcctgtgtctgctgtggGCCGCCCTACGCGCCctgctcttctccttctacttcCGAGACTGCGTGACAGCCAATGCGCTCGGCCCCTTCTCCTTCTGGCTGCTCTACTGCTTCCCCGTCTGTCTGCAGTTCTTTACACTGAGCCTGATGAACCTCTACTGCGCACAGGTGAGAGCAGAGGGGGCGGAGCTAGAAATCCTGGCCCTTCCtaagaaaaagtgaaaactaACACATTATAataatcagccaagacgtgtttggaGTCTGATGTTTTGCACTGGGGCTTAATGTACTTCAATTTTGCCTCAAACGTGGAATAATTTTATCTATAAAATACTACTAGTGGTGCACGCAGGGCAGTAGCATTGGGGACCATGGCACATGGGGGTCTATGGGGTCTGGGCCTCTAATATCTATTCTGGACCCCACAAATCGcttctttgttttatgtgtgtcggtctccttttctcagtgagggccttcttgacagctacacatcctttcagaccaatAGTgctgaattgtcttctcactgtggaaggatggacagaaatgcaTGGAtgatttcagatctgaagcagcttgattttctcttctctctcaaagatggaagctttcagtgctgtttatctcatAAGGATAGCTTTGGTGGTCaatcaggtcttgcatggtcATTGTTGTTAGGAGTGCCATTTTATGATTCTATTTCCTCTACTCATTTTTGAACACCAAACTTCTGTTTTGTCCCATTAGTTTCCTTTGACTTGCATCCATCCTTattaagtggattatcttatatctaattactttattaatttGCTATACTTCTGCACGTTTAtggataacagtgtgtcatacagtctGAGGCCACATAAGTACGTCTTTGAGATTGTTTAACAACTCCACACAACCTGGTGTCCATCAGCttacattacttgttagctacgttagccttgtagttccagtgcaaagccaaagatgcaaacttcagacaccaaacatgtattTGTTGATTCAtacatttaaggtgaaacaggaaaactttaaaagaagctgaataggaagccaactttagcctTGTGAAAATGGGCCTGAATGTTATTTTACATCCAAACGTCATTTGTCTCACACGTGCATCTCTTACACTTGATCTGTAATCTAACACTATCAGTTCACACTATCAATTTTAGCTGACAATCTGCTAATCCTCTTAGCTTGTAGGCCGAGACCGCAGTGTTGCCTGAAGCAGCTGGCTGACCAAGGAGGTGTGGTACAGATCTAGCCAGCTAGACTTCATGCTAGGTTAATGGCTAACAgctaaccccaagagactggcatTTCCTTCTACTCTCTTCTCCCCCCTATTAACTCATTAATTCATTACAGTCTGATGTCACCTCCTTTTACAATAATCTGGACTTAACTCAGGCTGCAACTCACTACACTAGAGGTGAGGGACCTGTACATCACTGTTTTAACATTGTgttatctgcatttatttgcatactagtataacagtaataacaaaaCTAATACCTTAAGAATTTAAACCAGTACACCCAGATCAACTGATGTATCACCTACCACGGCTTTATCAACATGTCAAACGCCTAAGATGTTCCAGGGGCCTATAGTGAAAATAAtatatagtagttactgaacaatatgTTTCCATATTTTTgtattaaatgaataataagcagTTTAAGGGGGTAAGTTTCTATATGTCCATTTTAAGTCAGTTTGAATGagaaataatgtatttttcttttataatgTGACATATTTGTGAGTAAAGCACCGattcagggagggtctctgagctatcTGAGCATTTTCTCTTGATGATAGGTAgcagtgggggtgggggtgggaggtGAAACATAATATTACTGCCTAATATTTTTCTCATCCATGTGACGTaataaaaattcagaagacgAGAAACATCACTACATTTTAGTGGAAGATCACagaaagcaagatttattagtcGTGTTTAATACGTCCAGGGACTTGAATGAAAAAGGTCAAGAAGGTCAATCTGGATTTTAGGCTCACTTTAAGTCTTACAACATGATGAAGACTGTATTGATCCAATATTGGATCATTAGATGATCAGTCTAACCATGATTATTGGACCACTGTACAAATGTGTGAAGTACTCATTTTGTCTAGTTTCAtggtactgaataattaataggagttactgaataattcatagtagttcaTGAGTGTTTAGACTAAACATGGAATATTAAGCCTGCAGGTGGAGGGGTTAAGGTGGTGGGAGCGCAGACAGATCGAGCCAGGACAAAGGATCCAGTCTTTTTGATCATTCAGAAGCTCCGCACATGCTCCTCCATGTGCGACCTACATTTCAGAGGGAACCTGCATTACATATTGATGACGTGGATACACGCTGAAGCACTGTGTTGGCTAGAGCACTGTAGTGCCACATCAAAGGCCTGTTTTTCTCATATAGATTAAAACTGCTGCTAAAAAAAGCCAAAGCCAGTTACTGCAATGTATTCATTTAGGTTGGATTGGGCTTGGATTACTGCACTGCATTTCAAACAAATCAGGGGACTATCTGAACTATTTACTCTAAATGAAAAGCATACAGCCATTTCAGTGCAGATCTTTCAAGGTTTTAAACTACAGTCACTTCTTTATCCCTCAAAATGGGATAAACTGAAGTGCTATCATCCACTTACTTGGTTTACTGTAAGGAATACCCAAGCATTTTCTGACCTAATCTCTACCTGCCACATCTCTGTGTAGTcaattaatgtaaaatgtcCCTGATCTTAGAAAATCACATAAAACTGTGGACTCTAAATATGTATAATAGAGGtcaatagaagtcaatgggcaggtGGTGAAGCATGTTTTAAGTTCTGGTACGTTcttataaacacagagaaatgtGTTACTACTGtctataataaataaacatatgatACAGACGCAGCAGATTCAGGTTAGATTAAAAAAACCCTATAATATTCCTTCAAAGGGCCCATATACTAGAATTCCTCATCAACCTTCTTTGTCCCTTCAAATTAAAAAGACTCGCTGTGATCTTTTGTGTCTTTAAgacatgtaatataaatatgtaatatgtaaattactcctgttctgactggctgccatttattttgcattattcCAAAAGCCGGCCTGGCTGAAACCCTCCTTATAgcttgaatgggtggggctaaactaccaTAGGCTAATAATggcttgtgacatcacaaaaacaatggaccCAAAATGGGCTCTTTTTTCCCAGATATGAGGTGTAAGGACTGGGGAGTGAAGGGAACGTTTTGAAACATTTGCACTGTTTGCATACttcatcaaactcttatttcagaAAAGTGTTCTGGGCCCTTTAATACTATCAGTCTATATTTTGTGACATTAAGACAAGTTACTTGCGTGAGGACTTGCaatttgtgctttttgtttttgtccacGAGGCTGAGCAGAGCTGTCGGCTGACATCTTGTCTCCTTTTTTGTCATTCTCAGGTTTTCTTCAAGGCTAAGTCGAAGTATTCTCCTCACCTCCTCAAGTACAAGTGAGTAATTAGCAGAACGATGCTGTCAGCTGTCACTGTTCTCCATATTCATGCCCGTCCTACCCTTCCTAATTTTCCCCTTAGCCCAAATCATCCAAGACTTGTTGTCTGacgtttttttagtttttctttaagttttgcactgaagcgacaagactaatgtagctaacagatAATGAATGGTTataccagagccggtttatgaggagcatggccacttcctatttcccctatTATAACTAAAAGATGACTGGAACATGTCAGAAGGCTCCAGCGAacaagtcctcaatgaatgggagtaaatggcaCTCAATGACTAAAACCAAAAAGTtcaaatagtttctaatcacttgccaAGGACTTCCTTTAATTTTACAAAGTTAGAAGGATGTATTtgactaaaaaagcaaagaaaacgcccttttttctacagcaaactggttttgggcagcaggatgcTAGCATTACCGCTACTGAGTGATGAATGATtggcgagcagagcagctcattggctgttcatgctcactgatgtcatggacgtacatgaggcgccgtttaAAACtcataactcgagtttaaaagctcttaaacgtataacagtggtgttaatgTTTTTTGCTATTCATTACTCAGGAACTGGATGCAttctttaatattaaaatgtttaagcatttataaactatgatttagCTCAAATGCACAGAGCCccgctgatgacatcctgtataaatataaaaaaatgcatggCCAAGCcttattaacatgtgggaatgagatgattaagtcgatgatgatttttatttatacagattgtcaccagcagggctccgtacaaATGCTTCATCTTTGCCCATTTATTTTGACCTCGCTTGGCTAAGCTAACGGCGAGTCTTGTTTGGCATCAGTCCAGCAGTGCCATATGGACTGAATTATGGTGGCATAGTAGTAATATAACATGACCtgactcctctctctctctctctctctctctctctctctctctctctctctctctctctctctcaggttccCTCTGTACCTGCTCTTCGTAGGTGTGAGTCTGCTGTTCCTGCTGGTCAATCTGGCCTGTGCACTGCTGGTTAAAATGACAGACACGCAGGTGAAGACCATTGTGCTGGTGCGGGTCACCATTAATGACTCGCTCTTCGTCCTTTgtgccatctctctctccatctgtctatACAAGGTGGCCAAGATGTCCCTGGCCAGCATCTATCTGGAGTCTAAGGTAGACATCAAGCCCAGACAGACGCAATAAACACAGTCAAAGTAAAGCCAAAACCACCTTACTAAGTTTATCTAACAAAGGGCAACATGATTTCAGCAGAAATCTGTAATAAAGCAGaaattactggacccagtgtatcACTCAGCATTGAGGTTCATTactggagatccgtacagaactcaccactgtgagctgtatgcaaatgttgtgtggccctctttaacggtacgaagggaaacacactggttgatttttatttataagacactctccggtcattcaccagaatacatcacttcattgatgaatacaaataacagtaattatcagactcgcaccagtaattggatcagctgccaggtaccaagagtttttactgaactgggaaaatctgcttttagttacagcaccagctggaattcaccacaggaaacactaaaactcggctcactggtgtcactcagtcattttaaacttttaatatcgaaccaccttcagacagcctgtaccggttttatttcttgttttagttcttctcttagttctttattactttttaacttattttaattattttgttactattattattattattattattattatatattattattattatatatttgtattttattaatctATCTTCTTCtgatcttaatctcttatcaATTAAACCTATATACAAAATACAGGTTGATTGATGATATTATTGCTGCTGAAAATGATAGAAGAAtctgaactttgcttcttttattttgcactggagctatgaggctaaggTAGCTCACAAGCAGTGACTATAGTGACCATGTTAGCATTTTTAAGCTGTTGACTTACTTACTTGACTTCCTGACACTGTATTACACACAGTGatctataaaaatagacaaaatttCAGGCTTCAGGATGTCCGCTAgcactgtttttagctgtgccgtgtgtgtttgtactgtgTAATTTTGTTTTATAGCTACTAGTATGTCTTAAATCATTCGCCAgtgtatttgagattacttaacaactggACACAGTTTGAAGGGGCTCTGTACTTAACTGACTGCTAGGAAACCATTTCcgataatttattattttacttacaAATGAGTAGGACAAACCTACATGCATTAGGAGGACACTACAGTAAGACATATCAAGCACTCTCAAGTTTGGGAATCATTGTTAATCTGTTGGCTATTCTCTCTCAATCTCGTTGGTTACAGGGTACTTCGGTGTGTCAGGTGACCCTGATTGGCATAATGGTGATTCTCTTGTATGCGTCCAGAGCCTGCTACAACCTCGTCGTTCTGGCTTTAACAGACATCGAGACCATTAACTCCTTTGATTATGACTGGTACAATGTGTCTGACCAGGTAAGTACTGAAAAAGTACAGTGATGAAAAAGTGACAAATTTAACACATAAGTGATGCGTTAAAACATCTACAGAATTAACACACTGgaagtttaacatactggaaaaacaaaaagtaaaatataatatgTGCTATAATGTTCGTACaggcaacattttatgttttattttttcccccatattttacattcagtaaataaactgtaatcATCCATTAAAAGGTGCAGAAGTACATCAACTAAACATGTAAAAGGTGCCTAGAGTTTTGCATACCACCATAATTCATCACTGTTCAAAAAAAGTCTCcaactttacaaaatgtttcttattttaatgtaaattaatgtaaaaagattttatttacaagcaattttggagcgtttctattggtccaatcatcaagATTTTTACACTGTCTCAAATGATGAAGGCAAAATGGAGATATatgtttttggacagtgatgatatttatacatatatgtcATTGTTGTCTTTTTACTTTGTCACCTTTGAGTGGAaggtaatgtaatataattttattctatgtcattttgggccatttctgtttgtccatttgtcatgaaattttgacacaatgtaaagcgcAGCTAATATACcttcaaattaggtcaaaaaatgaatatatatatatatacacaccctaGTAAGTCAGAACTTAACCCTACTTAGTCCTACCCTACTAACCAAACTTTTGCTCAAGTCAGGAGCATTTTGCTGAGTTAGCCCCTTTTCCCCCTCTAGTTTCCTTTGTGATGAGAAAATGTTTGTCCTGATAATatgggaaaacaaacaaacacagatacTTACTTCCCTGTCCTGTCTTTGATCCTGCAGGCTGACCTGAGGTCCAGTCTGGGTGATGCAGGCTATGTTGTATTTGGGATCATTCTCTTTGTGTGGGAACTACTTCCCACTTCCCTGGTGGTCTTCTTCTTCAGGGTTCGCAAGCCAGCACAGGACAGGGTGaggagagctgtgtgtgtgtgtgtgtatgtgtgtgtgagagtgaaacACATGAAATTGATGAAGTACAGTGTTCCTCGTTTATCTCTTTTCGCACATCTTGTGTTGAGTGCAATTAAATCTACAAGTACAGCTAACCTAACAGCTAAAGCTACTACGGCTTTGCCATATATAAGACAGaaaccacctttcatttaatttccaagcAAGTACAGAAAATGGATTTTTTCAGGAGCTATTTCTgagattaaatataaattaatcCACTCTTCCAAGATaaaggaaaacaagtgaaaaaactttgaaaaaaaagagactcctaacaacagtgcaagacctggcagacaccaaaactgtccccatcatataaacaacacttaaagctttcatttctgagagagaggagaaaatcaagctgcttcagatctgaaaacatccacaggtgttttgcccatccttccactgtgagaagatgactcagcaccatgggtctgaaaggatgtgtagctgtcaagaagaacctcagtgtgagaaggagatggacacatcaaagaaagaagctgctggtgttctcaaaaatatggactgaccatcccagtCTAGACcgcaacatcactgaatgcatAAAgaggaaaatgcaaccaacttctaaaaccgAACTTTGACAGTGTGGAAATATCtttgcaggtttctttgaaaaacagaaagcaagtctcccacgaagattggaagctgtaataaagacaaatttagttgttgaggcttctgggcaattatctgttaaatatacttgatattttcacttttttcctaTTACTGaagcttgtacttaatgtccatttgactggacattaaaaaTAAGAGCAGGGTGGGCTTAAACCTTTGCGCAGCACTTTACATAAGCATTTTATGATTTCCCATTGAGCTTTCACTATTTTGTTCTACTGTAGTTTTACAACACACATTTCACAAATATATTTGCCAATACATTATAAAGAATAATTCTGAATAAACTGTCAGATACTTAAGAAACTAATGCTGGATATTTCCTTGTGTGTAGAGTGCATCTGCCATCCCCAGTCACGTCTTCTCCACCAAGCGTTACTTCTTTGACAATCCCAGACgttatgacagtgatgatgatctTGCCTGGGGCTCACATCCCCAGAGCTCTTCTACAAGGTAAAATAGGTGCATGTTGCGTACCAGATGTTATATAGTATTAGTCCCTGCCAAACACAGCCTACActcacagaaaaaaaggtatgaaactgtcaatggggtgggaccctcaggggtacatctcagtacctttagtcagggaacacaaCTGTACTAGAATCcagtaaaattatattttctaaattgtattgactccacacacctcgtcTCCTCTCCAGGCTTTAATTTTGtgatgttttgaaactttaggtTAAGAAAAGGTATAAATCTGTACTTTTCATCTGGTAAAAACATTTAAGGTACAGAATTGGACCTgaaaaaccactgttgtacctttgagggaacattttatattgtttttaccttgatgaacgaaaaatgcacctgcagagaacctttatttctaactgcACATCTTGTTGAAAATACTAGCAACACCCTTTATCAAGGTAGCAGGCTTGAGCAAGAATTTAGCATAACTTCAAAGTGATATTCTGCCAGCTGTAATCTGATAATGATAAAGCATAAATGGCTCTGGTCCTAAACCTGGActttatgtttaaaaacaattgTTTCTCAGTTTGTCCACAGACTGCTATGACTGGGGGAGCCGAAGCAGCAGCTTCCTTGTGCATCTGGGAGGAGACAATCAACGGTCATCCCCAGTGACCCCAGGGCTAAATCGCTAACACCTGGCCCACATAGAATTATATGTGTAAATTAGCTATGTGATTGCACCGCACTTTAATGTCCGCAACGTCTGCATATGCTCACACGGTCAGCTACTCTAAATGTGTCAGTCAGCTAACACTACTGAAAGGACAGCCGCAGCCGGGGAGGAAATCATGCACAGTGAGTTTCCATGGCAATCCCTGCTAAGAGATGCATCAGTTACCATGGTAATCCCAGTTAAGTGATTTATGAGCTACTATGGTAATCCTGGCCAAAAGATACACCAGTTACCATGGTAATCCATCTGAGAGATGCATGAGTTACCATGGTAATTCTATCAAAATAATGTAGTCATCACCAGGTAATTAAGTGATGCATGAGTTACTATGCTAAAGCAGGTTAATCGAGGCATAAATTACCATGGTAAAGACAGCACTACAATCCAACAGTTGCCATGGCAATCCCAGTTATATTATACGTTTCTTATCTTGATCTTTGCTGAGTAATGCATAAATTACCATGCTAATCATATCAACCCCTTTCATGAGTTGCCATGACAATCCTAGCTAAGAGATGCATCAGTTACCATGGTAATCCATCTGAGAGATGCATGAGTTACCATGGGAACCCTACCAAAATGTAGCCATTACCATGGTGATTACAGTTAAGTGATGCACAAGTTACTATGGTAATCCATGCCAGTTAAAACATACATGAGTTACCATGGTAATCCCATGTAATGGATGCATCAGTTACCATGGCAATCCCAGATGTGTGATGCAGCTGTTACCATGGTAATTCCAGTGAAGTGATGCAGCTGTTACCATGGTAATTCCAGCGAAGTGATACAGAAATTACTCTTATAATCCCAACTGAGTAGCAGGAGTTTCCATGGTAATGGGGCAGGGCTGGATTTTCTGAAGACCTTAAAAAGGAGTGCTGTAGGCTGC
This Pygocentrus nattereri isolate fPygNat1 chromosome 15, fPygNat1.pri, whole genome shotgun sequence DNA region includes the following protein-coding sequences:
- the gpr137bb gene encoding G protein-coupled receptor 137Ba → MEGSSPSVEERRGEVSRSSGGNGSLSPPTLSPAVPPYVKLGLTVAYTAFYSLLFAFVYAQLWLVLRYRHKRFSYQTAFLFLCLLWAALRALLFSFYFRDCVTANALGPFSFWLLYCFPVCLQFFTLSLMNLYCAQVFFKAKSKYSPHLLKYKFPLYLLFVGVSLLFLLVNLACALLVKMTDTQVKTIVLVRVTINDSLFVLCAISLSICLYKVAKMSLASIYLESKGTSVCQVTLIGIMVILLYASRACYNLVVLALTDIETINSFDYDWYNVSDQADLRSSLGDAGYVVFGIILFVWELLPTSLVVFFFRVRKPAQDRSASAIPSHVFSTKRYFFDNPRRYDSDDDLAWGSHPQSSSTSLSTDCYDWGSRSSSFLVHLGGDNQRSSPVTPGLNR